The following is a genomic window from Kiritimatiellia bacterium.
CGCGCGGCGGAGCTGACGAATCATCAGCTCGTGCCGACCCAGGGGACGATTTATCCCGTGTTGCGCGACCTGGCGCGCTCGGGCTGCCTGCAATGCCGCATCGAAAGGACCGGCCGACGGGAGCGCCGGGTCTACCGGGCGACGTCCCGCGGACGGCAGGCCTTGCGCGCGGGTGCCGGGGTCTGGCGCCGGGGCCTGGCCCGGTTGCAGGCCCTCCTGGGCCCCGCCCGGTCCGGGCCAGGCGATGATACCTAGAGGGTCAAGGTATCAAGGGGCGGCCGATTGGTGCGGCATGGGTTTCGGAGAGCAGGAGGAAGATCATGACGAAGGACATCCGGGAGACCGTTCGCCAGGGATACGGCGCTATCGCGACCGGCGGCGGGTCGTGCTGCGGGCCGGCGAAGAGCTGCTGCGGGGGTGACGGAGCTGCCGGCGTCGCCAGGGCCGTGGGCTATTCCGACGCGGAACTGGCGACGCTGCCCGA
Proteins encoded in this region:
- a CDS encoding PadR family transcriptional regulator, which codes for MEYTNPAYWKAMMDASLCRLLILRIVCERPRHGYGIIWRAAELTNHQLVPTQGTIYPVLRDLARSGCLQCRIERTGRRERRVYRATSRGRQALRAGAGVWRRGLARLQALLGPARSGPGDDT